A stretch of the Filimonas lacunae genome encodes the following:
- a CDS encoding DUF4476 domain-containing protein, with translation MKCTFFRIQALLLLIVLLSCQLIGFAQQSHFIYIQSDNKQPFYVEFNKKSYSSSSTGYLIISKIPDGNQSVTLGFTGTKLPAFDFQLLVDADAGFALKNYNEKGWGLFNLQTMAITMGTASLKAATQPQKTEPAAPVATTKPAASNQFGDMLSQVVDDPDLAKGTGMQSSTAEKTTTTGTKPATKPAAGGTKPAGKGTKSKPVVTEKPVEAAEEDVYGNAATKGVIKAGEEQGDKGTAMVFIDFNNKGSDTVKIFIPEVKDSVVTAQEPAPADTVRVPEKQAAAEKPKEREVVKDTVVVAKETGAVGNPFYTKPAEQTQSVEQVQPVENKTSATVTTDTTSSEPIPELKVAAYNSNCTGGMASDKDLDKLRKRMVSEGADDKMIVTAKKAFKQKCYTTEQIKTLGMLFFTDESRYAFYDAAYPFVYDVTNYVSLEKMLLDDYFKKRFRAMLRP, from the coding sequence ATGAAGTGTACATTTTTTAGAATACAAGCCCTCTTATTGCTTATTGTATTGTTGAGTTGCCAATTGATAGGATTTGCCCAGCAAAGTCATTTTATCTATATACAATCTGATAACAAACAGCCTTTCTACGTAGAGTTCAATAAGAAAAGCTATAGCTCCAGCAGCACAGGCTATTTAATTATATCTAAAATACCGGATGGCAACCAGTCTGTTACTTTAGGCTTTACCGGTACTAAGCTACCAGCCTTTGATTTTCAGCTGTTGGTAGATGCAGATGCTGGCTTTGCCCTCAAAAATTATAATGAAAAGGGATGGGGGTTGTTTAACCTGCAAACCATGGCAATTACTATGGGAACTGCTTCGTTAAAAGCAGCTACCCAACCGCAAAAAACTGAACCTGCTGCGCCGGTGGCTACCACTAAACCAGCCGCCAGCAACCAATTTGGCGATATGTTGTCGCAGGTGGTAGACGATCCGGATTTGGCTAAAGGCACCGGAATGCAGTCGTCAACTGCTGAAAAAACAACTACAACTGGTACTAAACCTGCAACTAAGCCCGCAGCAGGCGGTACAAAGCCAGCTGGTAAAGGCACTAAAAGCAAGCCGGTAGTGACCGAAAAGCCTGTAGAAGCGGCTGAAGAAGATGTATATGGCAATGCTGCTACCAAAGGGGTAATCAAAGCAGGGGAAGAGCAGGGCGATAAAGGCACCGCCATGGTATTTATCGACTTTAATAATAAAGGAAGTGATACCGTTAAAATATTTATTCCGGAAGTAAAGGATTCGGTTGTTACGGCACAGGAACCAGCGCCCGCTGATACGGTACGTGTACCAGAAAAGCAGGCCGCTGCGGAGAAGCCCAAAGAGCGGGAAGTGGTAAAAGATACGGTAGTGGTGGCAAAAGAAACAGGGGCAGTAGGTAATCCATTTTATACCAAACCAGCAGAGCAAACGCAGTCTGTAGAGCAGGTACAGCCTGTTGAAAACAAAACCAGTGCTACTGTTACCACAGATACCACTTCTTCCGAGCCTATTCCTGAATTAAAAGTAGCTGCCTATAACTCCAACTGCACAGGTGGAATGGCTTCTGATAAAGACCTGGATAAGTTGCGTAAAAGGATGGTAAGTGAAGGCGCGGATGATAAAATGATTGTTACTGCTAAAAAAGCATTCAAGCAAAAGTGCTATACCACTGAGCAGATTAAAACTTTAGGCATGCTGTTTTTTACAGATGAAAGCAGGTATGCTTTCTACGATGCAGCTTATCCGTTCGTATATGACGTAACCAATTATGTAAGTTTGGAAAAAATGCTGCTGGACGATTATTTTAAAAAGCGTTTCAGAGCCATGTTACGTCCGTAA